The window ctctgagtgtcgtaactctctcccgagtaattaccacactttactagatatattcttccgaattacgctagctggcattaagtacggctaactcggatcgcaccaaggtttcgttatccctaatcccacatttaaacccttcgtattgatctctcatatgcgttaggagtgatgttgttcaacaactacctacaTATGCACTCGctcccgagtaatacacactaaataggcacagtcgattgagagctattcaaccaaccacaataataacgtagttgaacaaatagagaaaatactacgacaaatctaTATTAATGTAGcaggaaaatcatccttcaagaggttccatcaaaaccctagataacaaattaactattcataatagtatgcaaagctacaatactagaattcataatcAATAATGGAAGTAgcaagaaggaagtgaaaaactcgtagaaaaATTCTCTGCCTTGCTCCtcgtgtgttcttgcctccttaagTCAAAATCTCAGGTCTAATCTCGGTCTAATATCGGTCTCTTCTCAAAAAAATGGTGTTTAataactatttatatgtgtaggaaaaagaCCTAGACGAAATTaccaaatccaaaaccaagtaggAGACAAAATAGGAAAAACCGGACCATGCGTCGCTCCGCGAAACGCGCAAAGCACCTTGCGTCAACCCACGCGTCGCGTGCCCAAACGCGAAGATGCAAATGTCGCGTCGCCTGCTTGTGCTTCCGTTGCGTTTACATTTTGCTCAACTCacttttcaatttcttttctctttctcgtTTCTGCCTTGCTTCTTTCAATTCTTCTTTGTCTTCTTTTGATTTCTTTTGTCATTCTTTAGATTTCGTTTGTCCCCTAATTAAATAATCACAATTTTATTCTTGTaatgtataaaatacacataaaatctctactttgctttCAATTTCGTGTTCAACGTaactacacataaaataaactcaattaagcacaaatataatataatttagcattaaagtacctaaatgtaaggtaagtaatgcattaaaatatgaaattatagccgaACATCAGTAATTTTCAGATGTGATATTTTTTGTACAAGACTATAATGGGAGCTGCTAATTATTCCTGTGGGCAAGTACACGATTTAATTGTTAGTAGATCTTATGCAATTTGGAAATTTTCTTTATTAATTATTGAacattttaaatattgaaaagcACAAGAACATAGATTAGGAGGTGTTGTAACCTGGTTAGTTATTGGTTAATGATATTGCTATGAGGACTTCTAATAAGTATAAAGGACTTTGTTTCCCTAATTGTGATTTTTTGCGTTCATGGACATTTTGTTTTTAATGGACTTCTAAGAAGTAAAACGGAACGACGGATCGGTTATTTCCTAATCTCAATAAGTGGGGAGGTGTCTCTTCAATGAGGAGATTTATAttttgttatttaattatttaatgaGGTAAAcaattaaaatagaaaaaatatccaAAAACAGGAAAAAAAGATAAATGTAATTTGTAATTATTGAGAGGTGCCACAATAGTTTTATCAAGTACTTCATCCGTTCACTTTTAGTTATTCTCTTTTGACTTTGTACTacctttaaaattttatattttacccataataatgATAGCATTTCAGAAAGTCTTAGGAATATTTCGGATAATGAATAACTAATGATGAgggtataacaggaaaaaaagaatgtctttctcttgatttgctaaaatagacagtaaaaataaaaatatatttttaatatagtaaaaaagtaaaaatgaactgagagaataatattttttatctCACACCTCTTAATCTCTTCTTAATAGCCATAACTCTCTTAGCATTTCATGTGCGTATCTTTCAAATGTTTAATGTATAGGATAATAACACCTTATGGTATTCAATTGTTTGTATACTTATATAAGTTTATTTTTAGTTATTCTCGTAATACTTCTTTGTTGTTGAATTTCCATTACTCATATTCTTCTCCACGTTCATCTATAATTTTACTTTTTGACTTCGTTTCCTTCATAACTTTGGACTATCTCAAGTTTGTAAGATGACTCAAAACATTTAAAATTCTTAATCGTTTTATGAGGATAAAAATAGAGGGGCTGGAGAAGATTGGTATTGTTAGAAGGAAGAATACAATTGAGGGAGTTCGGAAGAtgaaaaaaatttatatataagtTATAACTGCAAGGAAAGACCAACACTCTTTATCTTCAGATAATAAGAGATTCTTTCTTAAGAATTTCTTCGGTTATTATTCTAAACTTAGTGATATATTGAGCGTTAGAGTAAACCGAAAAAGTACTATATTTATGATTTAATCTACTTATAAAATTAGTTTTTGTATGAATATACATAAAATTCATTCTCCTATCTTGACCAATTTACAAAAAATAGAATATTTTACAGATTCTTTTTCTTGATCGCGCGAAACGCGGACAACATCACTAGTCTACAAATAAGACTAAGTCCTTTGCCTTAACAACCTCAGTTAGTTAAGTTTTTTGGTATCCACAAAAATTAGTGAGATCCATTCTTGACGGGCAATAGTAGGAAAAAATAACCATAAACTCCACTAAATTAATTACATTAACTAACTTTTGTTAGatcaatcaaacacaaataaagcTTCTCTTGCATCGTTTAGCAAAATAAAGAGaaggtaaaagaaaaaaaaaagtataaaattAAAATGAGTGGGAAACCAGTGTTGATATTTGCAGTTGATGATAGTGAGCATAGTTTCTATGCCCTTGAATGGACACTTGATCATTACTTTGCTTGTCCCTCAACTTCCCCCTTTAAGCTTGTGGTTATTCATGCAAAATCTAATGCATATGCTGCATGTGCAGTAGGAATGGCTGGACCAGGTATAATTCTAGAGTTAGTGGGTTCATAATAAGTGCGATCTTACATTATATATATAATCCGAGTAAACAATGTATATGAGTTCAATAATTGAACCGACAGAGTCCGCCCTTGATTCGCCTCTATGTTAAACCTAATGTTGCTATTAATATCTATTACCCCTGCCTATGTTGTTCATGTTTTTATCAAATTGTTGTGTTGAACCTAATGTTGCTATCAATGTCTATGACTCCTATATATCTACGTTGTGTATGTTTTTATCAAATTGTTGGTCACTACTCCCTCtaatccttttttatttttattttttcgtttAGGGTTTTGGCACACTCATCCAAAGCATCTTTAATTAATAACATTATTTATAAGAGTTATTTGACTAAATTACTCCTTATTTTTCCTCATTACTCGTTGAAAAATTGTATAGATGTCTTATTGGAGCAaattaaatttgaaaaaaataattaaaaatcccTTCTTGGTTTCTTCAAGCGGGCACTTATTTTGGACCAGGTTAATTTGATTAAAACGATAATTATTTGGATCGCGAGTTCGAGACGTGGAAGTAGCGACTAATGCTTGTATTAGAGTATTAGGCTATCTACATTACACCCTTTGGGGTGCGTCCCTTCCCCGAACCTTGCATGAACACGAGATACTTTATATATCAAactgcctttttttttttatggAGAATGAACTCCTAATATTGAACCTAATAGACTGCACTGGACATATATAGAGGATAGTTATTGAAAATCTTTTAGATATTTGATATGGTTATTTGTTGTGGCAGGAAGAATTGATGTGCTTACCCTCATAGAAACAGATATTAAAAGGGGAGCAGAGAAAGTTATTGAAAAAACAAAAGAATTATGCAAGAGTAAAAGACTAAAAGAAGTATCATGTGAAGTAATTGAAGGTGATGCTAGAAATGTTATTTGTGATGCTGTTGACAAACACCATGCCTCTCTCTTGGTCATGGGTAGTCATGGTTATGGAGCTTTCAAGAGGTACCCATAATTTACTATTTTGTTTTATTATGTTTATGTTATATACACTGATAATATAATATAAGGAATTTTTATACTATTAATCTAATTTAATGGGTTGAAAGGAATACACTGATAATATAATATAAGGAATTTTTATACTATTAATCTAATTTAATGGGTTGAAAGGAAGTTttagagcaacggtaaagttgtgtTCGTGCAACATAAGTCATGACTTGGACTCAGCCAGTGACACTTGCGTCATGGAATGCTACATACGTCACACCTCCTTTGGATAAAACCCTTTCCCGAACCCTATATAAAGTTGTGAGCGTGAATATTTCGTACCCCAGACTGCCCTTTCTTATTGCAATTTAATCGGTTAAATCGAGTTGTCTGTTGTAGGTCAACTTGATTAACACGATAATAAGTAGTATTTATACTGACGGTGCATATAATATAAGCTCATGTTTACTTATTTTGTGAGAATATTGATTGGAAATTACATTTTAAATGCTGCAGGGCTGTATTGGGCAGTGTAAGTGACTACTGCTCTCATCATGCAAATTGCTCTGTGATGATTGTGAAGAATGATACAAAGCCAAAGCAATAAACAACTGTAAATGGCTCTGTCTTATTCAGTTGCAAAGGTTTTACTGATTTTAAGGTCCATATAGAATTGGTTCCTGTGTTATGACATTAGGGTTTTTTTTTCCtttagaaaaaagaagaagaaaaaaaactcaTTATACAGTGTAATGTTTTGGATTCCCTGTAACTGTGAACTACTTTTGtatgtcaaaataattcttatGTGAATAATTCTTTGGATTCTCCAACTTACTGCTAAAGTTGGAGTACTAATTAAGCATGCTCAGAAAACATGTCCCGTAATTGGAGTTAGTGGCATAGTCGAGATTTTCACCAAGAaaagttaaaatataaaaaaataaacacgtacaaattaaaaaaattcaatgtataatatatatacataaaaaataatttttatctagCTATATAGTATAATTTTGCGGCTAACACCCCTGGGACAAAGGTGCTTCGCCACAGGTCGGAGCTTCAGTTAGTGTAGCAGATATGTTGAGCTTCTGTTGATTATTGTCCCTCAAGtagtatttatattatttgtccaATCACATCAGATAATTACTTACAACTTATACTCAATGCAAGTATTCAAATCAAATTACAGAAGCAAAAAAGAAAATGGAAAATTATTAACTACAAAGGTTGCTAATAGTGTACTAAATTAGCAGAAATGTTTACACTATCTACAGAGCCTTCGTGATAAAATGCACATTAATGGAGTATATACATATCTGTCTCACTATTATTATAAATCTAAATAAGTAAATAGATCGAAAATTTATGAGTGACCTattctgtcacgacctaaaatccaactaatcgtgatgacacctaacccaacctgttaagtaagccaattaccaactatctgattccaatgaaattaacgaggcaattaattaaaagaaaatatctaaaaccaatattttcccccaagaattggtagtacaaatcatgagcttctaagaatagagtttacaaagcgggtatgaaataaatacatcatctgtttgaaaagtacataaactgagttttatgaatctaaggctaccatgaacaagaggcagctacaactggaacgcagatacatcttcaaatccagctcccatcgaacacatcaacatcatcagccaac is drawn from Nicotiana tomentosiformis chromosome 12, ASM39032v3, whole genome shotgun sequence and contains these coding sequences:
- the LOC104105943 gene encoding universal stress protein PHOS32-like, whose translation is MSGKPVLIFAVDDSEHSFYALEWTLDHYFACPSTSPFKLVVIHAKSNAYAACAVGMAGPGRIDVLTLIETDIKRGAEKVIEKTKELCKSKRLKEVSCEVIEGDARNVICDAVDKHHASLLVMGSHGYGAFKRAVLGSVSDYCSHHANCSVMIVKNDTKPKQ